GCTGGTCCCATCGATTCTGCCCAATGTCACAACCTGTCTACTTGTTTTTGTGGCCTCTCTGTGATGCTCCCTTTTTGCTTTCTTAAGACCATATTAAGGAGGTAGAAAATTTAAGACAgacttgaggagaaactacttctcccaaatggttgtgaatctgtggaattcgctaccccagagtgcggtggatgcagggacagtgagtaaatttaaggagaagttagacagatttaattggtaatggggataaaggtttatggagaacgggcagaacattggagttgaggccacgacgagatcagccatgatcaaaattgaaggtgtttaggctctggatgctaaattgcctactcctgctcctaggtcatgtgttctagggaggagatgctctagctgattttgcaatccagctcctgCTCTGCAGATGAGGTGACAGATGAGGaacagccatgatagaatggcggatcagactcacttataataataatggaccaaatggcctaattctgctcctatatcttatgaacttatgaactgtTTCTTACTCTCAaattgagtgaatcctttgctgtttctcctctgggccccatctccactattattgtctgattgtcccactgagactctcacttattattggacaatcagccagtcagcctgagcctgtggccgctctcaccatctggaaccgtcacaatgcccgggtgattgacgacagctctggaccaataggaagagcatgggtggggctggaggaccgACCGAgcgctgctggtcctccaaccaatcggagtgaatgaggggcgggactggacttgattgaagcatgcgcactGTGGGTAATGGCGATGGACAGCAGCTCCTTGTTGAGATCTAAAATCGGAAGACGCAATTGACGGGGCGGAGGGAGCGAAGAAGCATGTGGTTAGGCGGAAAAGCTCCGTAAACATGTTGTGTGAGCTGCAAATCTGGGAAAAGAGCTTACCTGACCCAATTTGTACCGAGCGGGGCTGCAGATCCTCATGTTCGACCCGGGTGAACGGCCACCACTTTTATTGGGGTAAAGCGCATGTGGAGCCGCCATCTTTGTTGGaggcaatgtttttaaaaaaagaataatccttatcatcacaagtaggcatacattaacactgcaatgaagttactgtgaaaatcccctatcgccacatttcagcgcctgttggggtacacagagcgtgaattcagaatgtccaaattacctaacagcacatcttcacactctgcacagacagtgacccaagccaagaatcgaacctaggaccctgacgctgtgaagcaacagtgttaatcactgtgctaccgtagatTGGCCAAGCTTAATTactccttaatgtccagggatgtgcaggttaggttcttgGTTATGGGGGATAAGGCGGATGGATGAGAGAATGTAAATGGGTAGAgcgctcattcaaagggttggtgcagactcaatgggccgaatggcctccttctgcactgttcgggtacacagagggagaattcagaatgtccaactctcctaacagcatgtcttttgggatgtGTTGAAGGAGGTGATTGTTTTGGGAGGTATTTGTTTCCCTACGTTCAGAATGAAGCCAACCATCAATCTACATTAGCCTTTGAGTCCCAACGTCTTATTGTTGAAGCAGAGCAGGAAAAGAAGAGAAAGACGTTCTGCTTTTCAGTTCTCACTACCTCTTGGGCTATTCTCCTCCATGTGTCCAAAGATCTACGACTGTGTCGAGTCACATGAAGAACCTGTCAAATCTCTCAACCTACCCTGAGTAAACATCATCCTCGAATAGAGGGACTGCTGATGACATGGAGGGGCAAAGTGTAGCAGGGAGTATGAGcgttcatcctggaccagggagcaggaggagagaatgttgtgaatttctatcctggactgccagtgattaattttggaaaatccttttacagggggttagaaaGGGAGGATTTACACAAAGCAAACTCAAGCCAAGAATAGGTTTACTTTTTTCCTGAATTTCTTGTTTGGACTGACAAAGATGGCTTTTGTAACTTTCATTTTCAGGGTATTAGAAAAGGATTTGCAGGCAGGAAACACAAGCGAATCCTGACATCGAACTCCTGCAGCATCActcaattcatcaggacctggatattattgcactttcagtgtaagcattgagttccaagtcattaccactcactgtaAAATTTCTGCCTCATATCACCCTGTAGATCTTGCtccaaatcttaaatctgtgtcctgaaATCCTTTTGCAATCAACTGGAAGGAGCAACGTTTCTTTAACTACTTTACAGAGATCAATCAGAAACTTGTACCTAAATCAATCTCCTttcttccaaggagaacaaccgcaGTTTCTCCAACCTAACATTGCAACTAaaatccctcattcctggaactatTCTGGTAAGTCTCCCCTGCACTCTCTCAAGGACCGTCACATCCTCCATAATATGTGGTTTGCACAGATCCAGATGTTCTGTCTTCCTGTCTGTGATGTCATCACGCACCGACACTTGCACGGTGACATCACCCCCTGATATTTCCTCAACTAGGAACCTTTTCCTCCGACTCCAGAGTTGCTGATATCTATCCAGCTGCAGGCTACAGTGGGACATTTTAATATTGAAAACAAtgaaactgcttcacagctcagtATTTCTGAGCATTTATCAACAATTTTGAGCTTTTAGTGCTCTGCTGTGTTACCTGTGAGGGATTCCATGTCTCTGGAGCTGGTGTGACTCTCAAAAAACAATGCAAAACGCCCGTGGAGGGTGAGGGCTACCAGCTTTCGACATATAAAATCCCTTCTTtatctctctcgctcgctctccctccctcagaaAACTCAACCAAGATTCACTTCaaaatctgacagtcactcagTTCATGAGGACCTAAATGTAAGTGTTTCTGTTTGACCTGTGGTTAAAGATTTAAACATCTGTGCAGCTGAAAATAGGATAGAGCaagatttgcaaacaaggatgggaatgTTCCATTGAGATACTGCTTAACCAGGGCCCAATGTAGGtcaatgagcacaggggtgatgggtaagTGAGTGGGACTCAActttggcagattcccttccctgaaggacattcgtgaaccagttgggtttttacaacaatccagcagttttcgtGGTCACTTTTTCTtcgtgccggccccacaaatgaccagattcattcagctcaatttcacaacttgcctttgtgtttttgtggtttCTCTCACTCCCTTTATTCTGTTtcaaatcaatttcacagggtgTTAGAAGAGGAGGATTTGCAGTCAGGAAACTTTAATCGAAAATGATATCAGAATCTGATGGAGACGGCCAATTTATTGTAACCTAAACATCATCGTAATTTGAACATGGAAGAAAAAAGCACCGATCACAGTGGGGGGAAACCGTTGATGTGTTCTGTGTATGGACAAGACTTCAGCCAATCATCTGGCCTTTTGGAACATAATTGCAGTCAGGACAGGGAGatgccatggaaatgtggggactgtgagaagggattcaattacccatcccagctagaaactcatcgacgcagccacactggggagaggccattcacctgctctcagtgtgggaagggatttactcacacatccactctgctgagacaccagcgacttcacactcaggagaggccattcacctgctctcagtgtgggttgGAATTCAATCGGTCATCCAACCTAGCATTacaccaacgggttcacactggggagaagccgttcatctgctcccagtgtgggaagagatttgctcACTCATACACCCTGCGGACACACGAGCGAGTTCACActctggagaggccattcacctgctcccagtgtgggaagggattcactcattcagccaatctgctgagacaccaacgagttcacactggggagagaccgttcacctgctcccagtgtgggaagggattcactcaatcatcccacctacttgcacatcggtatattcacactggggagaggccattcacctgctccctgtgtgggaagggattcagtcagtcatccaacctgctgaaacaccagcgaattcataaGTAACTGTTGTGATTGGAATTTGCTGGTGATcatattcaggactgaaccatgtccaTCTGAGTCTGTTTCTGCTTAATTGAAAAATAACTCCAGCTCAGTTATAGGTGTTAATATAGTTGGTCTTTGAAAGAGAGGATTTGCAGTTAGGAAACACAAACCAAACATCATATCAGCATCTAACACTTACCGAATTTATCGGAAACTGAATCAGATTTTGAACATAGCAGGAAAAAGCACCGTTCACAGTGGAGAGGAACCGCACGTGTCCTGTGTGTGGACAAGGCTTCAGCCAATCATCTAGCCTGCCAGTAtataaatgcagtcacactgggagaaaccatggaaatggcgagactgtgggaagggatttgattACCCATCCAAGTTGAAAATCCATCAGTGCACTCACactgggagagaccgttcacctgctcccagtgtgggaaagggctgacacactcacaccactTGCAGCCACACCAACATTTCTCGCTggagagaggctgttcacctgcttccactgtgagaagggatttgcacattcctccaatctgctgagacatcagtgagttcacactggggagagaccatttaaataTCCAGACTGTGAGGAGTTTTAAAACAATTCTGGATAACTGATGTCCCCTTAACATGTTCACGCTGTAGAACTGGGTTCAGACTATCTTCTCGCCTCACTACAGCTgtgagttcacacaggggagaagccgttcacctgctccgagtgtccgaggggattcactcggttatccaaactgctgatgcaccagcaagttcacaagtGACTTCAGTGATTGGATTTTTATGGTAATCACATCCTGGACTGAAACACGTTAATTGGGGTCAGTTGCTGCCGATGTTCATAAACTCCAACCTAGCTCTAAGAATTAAATTCTGAATAAAAATCAGTTTGTGTTAATTATAGTGTGTTAAGTCTTATTAATATCGCTAaaacaagttagttccttttgaagggcTCTCCTCTCCGTCTCCTCCATCCTCATCTCCAACAACAAGCGTGAGGAGCTCGTGGAGTTTGTCACTAAGATTGAGACAGTCTGATCATCTGTCTCTGCTTTTCCCTCCTTCCACTCGCCCACCGGGCCAGACTGTCTCGGAAGTCCATTTTTATCCAAGGTCTTTGACTCCATCATCTTTGCAAGTGGACTTGTAATAGTTTTGATAAAGAAAGAAATTACAGGAAGTTTTAATGTCAGAATAAAGGACAAAAGAGTGTCCAGTTCAGGTTCAAAGATGGGTAATATTAgcattgaaacattaactctgtttctctcaccacagatgctgcctgacctgctgagattttccagaactttctgttttgaTGTCAGTGAGCTTTTAAAATAGCTTAATACACAGGTCAATAATTTTCTCCACAAAGCAGCGAGCGCCTCTGAAGCATCCAACTGCATCCATTAATCTCTCGGATTACTACAGCAGATATTCATTGTTCTGGCTCAGCCAGCCTGACTGTGGAATTAATTGGATGGATGTTTCAAAGAGCCACCACTGGTATATTAGGCCGAATGGTTTcaatctgtgctgtatcattctgtaAAACAATGAATATTCCATAGGAATAGgctcgggcagcagggtggcgtagtggttagcactgctgcctcatggcaccgaggtcccaggtttgatcccggctctgggtcactgtccatgtggagtttgaacattctccccatgtttgcgtggatcttacccccacaacctaaagatgtgccaggtaggtggattgccatggtaaattgccccttaattagaaaaatgaattgggtactctaaattcataaaaaaggaata
This genomic window from Scyliorhinus canicula unplaced genomic scaffold, sScyCan1.1, whole genome shotgun sequence contains:
- the LOC119959535 gene encoding gastrula zinc finger protein XlCGF7.1-like yields the protein MEEKSTDHSGGKPLMCSVYGQDFSQSSGLLEHNCSQDREMPWKCGDCEKGFNYPSQLETHRRSHTGERPFTCSQCGKGFTHTSTLLRHQRLHTQERPFTCSQCGLEFNRSSNLALHQRVHTGEKPFICSQCGKRFAHSYTLRTHERVHTLERPFTCSQCGKGFTHSANLLRHQRVHTGERPFTCSQCGKGFTQSSHLLAHRYIHTGERPFTCSLCGKGFSQSSNLLKHQRIHK